A window of the Tenebrio molitor chromosome 1, icTenMoli1.1, whole genome shotgun sequence genome harbors these coding sequences:
- the LOC138123374 gene encoding neuronal calcium sensor 2, which translates to MGCFGSKDKLSKEDMDFLKSHTRYDESTIKEWYKGFKQDCPNGRLTPAKFVDMYKMFFPSGNAEEFCDHVFRTFDMDKNGYIDFKEFLLAIDVTSSGTPEEKLKWAFRMYDVDGNGVIDIQEMTKIVQAIYDMLGACSSNRPADSAEERAKNIFAKMDENNDGQLTQDEFLKGCLQDEELSKMLAP; encoded by the exons ATGGGGTGCTTCGGCAGCAAAGACAAGCTGTCAAAGGAAGATATGGACTTTTTGAAATCTCATACACGTTATGATGAAAGTACAATAAAAGAATGGTACAAAGGTTTTAAG CAAGACTGCCCCAATGGTCGCTTGACCCCAGCAAAATTTGTAGACATGTATAAGATGTTCTTCCCGTCTGGAAATGCAGAAGAATTTTGTGATCACGTCTTTAGGACTTTCGACATGGACAAAAATGGCTACATCGATTTTAAG GAGTTCCTGTTAGCGATCGATGTAACGTCGAGCGGCACTCCAGAAGAAAAGCTGAAATGGGCTTTCCGCATGTATGATGTTGACGGTAATGGTGTAATCGATATTCAGGAAATGACCAAAATTGTGCAG gcTATATACGATATGTTGGGAGCCTGTTCGTCCAATAGGCCTGCAGATTCAGCCGAAGAAAGGGCAAAGAATATATTTGCCAAAATGGATGAAAACAACGACGGACAACTGACTCAAGACGAATTTCTGAAGGGATGTTTGCAAGATGAGGAGCTGTCAAAAATGTTAGCTCCTTAA